GTGCGCCGAACCATATCCGCAACCACCTCAAGGGGGGCTGCGGCATCGACGATATCGAAGCTGGCAATCAACTGATTACGCTCGCGCAGCACGTCAGCTTCGGCCTTTTCGCGTTCGGTGCGATCCTTGGCATGAGATCGGCTGAGTTTCTCGGTGACAGCGGTGCCAGTCAGACGCGAGAGGATCAAAGACAGGTCTTTGGTCTCCTGATGCCACGCGCCCAAGACAGCATTCGCATCGGCTGATCGTTGCGGAATGCGCCCACCCGCCGAAACCAGCTTGTTCAACTCGCCCCATTCGGGCGGCATCCGGTCAAACCCCTTCACGCCCGCGCTTTCATGCGACAGGAAGCGGCGCAATTCGTTCAGCAACAGCTGCTGGTCATCGTCGGCCACGCCTTCGCTACTCAGCAAAAGATCCGCCGCCGTCAGGATCGACATCCACGACCAGTGAAACACCGGGATCTTTGATCGGCTTTTGCGAATTTCGTCGTCGGGATGGTTCTGCGGATTGGTCGCGAACTGGTTGGAAATAGTGATGACACAATCAATTCCGTTGTCCTTGGCAAGGGCGCGATAGCGTTCCACCTGTTCGGCCTGGATCGGCGCATTCCCAACCTTTGCCTCGACCAGGGCGCGCCATTCGCGCGCACCACTGCGCAATACGATCAACCCATCGGGGCGCTCCTTGATGGTCTGCCGCTGCTGTTGAAAGACAACTTCGGTAAAGGTGTCGATGGTGCTGCGCACCCCGCACCGCTGCCCGATCCCACCCAACAGGGCCGCGCTGAATTCATGGACCTGCGCCAGACAGGCAAGCACAATCGACGTCGTGCGCCCTTCCTTGGATGTGGTCGACAGAACGGGGAACAGCCGCGCCGCCTCCCCCTGTTTCAGGTAGTTCGGCAACGTCATGACAATCCCCCCTTACGGTCGCGTCCGCATTAAGCATTGGGATCGTTGTAAAATCAACCTAGAGGTGCGAGCCTTCAAGCACGACTCAACCCGTCAAACACATCGGCATTGCGGCAGTAGACGGGTGTGTGGGCGGCTGTTTCGGTCTGGTCAAGCCAGGCCGCGCAACCTTGGGCGTTGTCGCAGCCGCGGCAGCGCGTTACGGCGTCTGCATAGCTGCGCGCGCTCAGCCGACCCTCGCGCAGGGCCTCGCCAAGGTCCACACCGACGGTCTTGGACATTCTCATCATCAGCCAGAAATGCGCGCGTGTATCACCCATAGGTCGCATCGGATTCTCCTTGTTTGCCGCATGGGTCTAGGGGCAAACGGCCCGCATATCCTTGAGGCAGATCAAACTGCGACCGCAACGGACCATCTGACAAGAAAACTGATCCTGATCTCCGCCCTGTTGCGGGGCGTGGCCCATCAGCCCCTAACCCGCCAGCCCGATCAGGATCACCACCCAGGCGACACCAACAGCCACGGCCGTCACCGCCACGGCGGCACTGCCACAATCCTTGGCGTGGCGCGCCGCGTCGCGGATTTCGGTGGAAATATCATCAACCACCCGTTCAATAGCCGTATTCAAACATTCCGCCGCCAGAACCATCACGCCCCCCATCAGCAAAAGCGCCGTTTCCGCAGTGCTGAGCGGCAGCGCGATCGCCAGCCCGCCCGAGATCACATTGGCGACAAGCCACTGCATCAGGCTGCCTTCGGTGCGATACACATGGACAAATCCGGCCCAGGACCAAATGGCCCGTTGCTTGATCCGGCGTAACTGATTCAACATTTTGTGTCCCTTTCCGCATGTGTCGGCGAATGTGCGCGCGATAATGTGCGTAACGCAAGGGAATGGTTTACCGGTTTGTGAAACACTCTCTAATCTATGAATATGAAAAACCCGCACGCCTTTCCTGTTCTTGCCCGCTCTGAACGCATCGTGGACGGAGTGGTGCATGGCATTGGCGTGCTTCTGGCGATCACGGGCGCGGTGCTGTTGATCGTCTTTGCAGCGCTTGGGGCCAGCGGGGCGGGGATGATTGCCGCACTATCGGTTTACGCCGCCGCGCTGATCGCAACCTTTACCGCTTCGGCCTGTTATCACCTGATTCCCTGGCAAAAGGGGCGTGCCATGCTGCGCCGGATTGACCACGCGGCGATCTATTTGAAAATCGCGGGCACCTATACACCGCTGGTCGTGCTGATCGGCAGCGGTTTTGCCTATGCCGTGCTGGGTGTGGTCTGGGCGCTGGCCGCCATCGGCATGATCGCCAAACTGTTTTTCTGGCGCAGTCCCGGCAGGCTTGGCGCCTGGCTCTACCTTGGCATGGGGTGGCTCAGCATGGCGCTGATCTGGTCGTTGTTCCCGCTGATCCCATTAGGCGCAAGCATCCTGATCGCCGTGGGCGGGCTGCTGTATTCATCGGGCGTGATCTTTTACAGCTGGCAAAACCTGCGTTTTCAAACCGCAATCTGGCATGGATTCGTGTTGGTCGCCTCGGCCTGTTTCTTTGCTGCAATTTACTGGGGTGCGCTGGTCCTGACCTAGGGGTCAGGATTTCCACACCTGACAAGGCGCACCGAAAAACCTATCCTCAAATCATCGCAACACCACCGTTGGTCAATTACCGGCCAACACCAGTAAACGACAGATTTAAATAGGAAATTTCGTTATGGATCAATTCATGACACTGCTCCCGGCTGGCCTGCTGAATATGATCGGGGTCTTTGGGTTTTCACTTTACGTGATGAACTACAGCCTGCTGACACTGCACAAGCTGACCAGCCATTCGGCCCTTTACTTTGCGATCAACTTGTTGGCCGCACTCTGTGTGCTGATCAGCATGCTGGCCTCGTTCAACCTTGCCTCGGCACTGATCCAGTCATTCTGGATCGTCATTTCCCTAATTGCCATCGGCGTGCGCCTGCGCCGCACAGTGGAACAGGGCGAGCCACAGGCCGAACTGGTCTAACAACCGAACATCCAACGCCCGCAACGATGACCATATTGCGCGACACGCGCCGTGCATCGGCAGACCGCGGGTTGGCGATAGGAGGTTGATGGATGGCACTTTATGGCAGCCAAGCACGTCCTGCCCCAAAGCGTCTCACCTCCATCACCGAAATCGCCAGCCCTTGGGGCGGTCTGACGATGCACGGCGGCTGCGCCTTGATTCCGTGCAGAATGAACTGCTTGCACCAAAGGATGAATACACTCCCGCCCCGGCCTAAAGCCCCGCAACGGTCCGGCGCACGACCTCGAACCGTTCTGCGTTGGGCGGATGCGTGCCAAGGAAACGATCCCCCGGATCGGGAATGCGAAAAAAGAATTCAGCCCCGCGTAACGGATCATATCCGGCGCGGGCCGCAATACGGGTGCCAAGAACATCTGCCTCAAGCTCGAAATCCTTGGAATAGGTGCGTGCGCCGACCTGCGCGCCCAATTCCTGCGCCACGCGCACGGCTTCGTCGCCGCCTCCGGTCACACCCGCCAACTGCCCAAAGACAAGCGCACCAACAGTGGCATTCTGGCGCTGGCGATCCAAATGACCGGCGATATGATGGGCGGCCTCGTGGGCCAAAACAAACGCCAGCTCATCGACATTCTGCGCATCGGCAATCAGCGCCAGCGTGAACGCAATAATCGGACGGCCCTGTTCGTCGACGGTCTGAAAGGCGTTGGGCGGCATATCGGGGCGATCATCGATGACAATGCGGAAATCGCAATTCAGGCGCGGCGCCTGGCGACGGCAAATCTGTTCGGCAACAGGTTCGACAGTTTCCACGACCTGCACAAAATTGCGCGCCGAGATGCGGCCATCACGGGTCTGGGTGATGGGGGGCGGCGCAGGTTTTGGTGCGACAGCGGGCGCATCGTCAACCGCGACAACTTCGCAGGCCGCAAGGCCCAGCGCAAACAACGCGGCCATCATCACATTACTACGGTATCGCACGACGATCCAAACCTCCGGCTTTGCATCGAATTTAGCAGCTTTTCCCCCGCTCGCCAGACCCGATCACGCAGTTGCGACCGACAGGCTTGCATCCGCCCATGATCCCGCTAGCCTAACCCCATGTTTACGATCGAGCACGACTTTGACGCCACAGTGATCACGCTGGTCGATGATGGCAGGGCGCCATTGCGCGATGATGTCACAATCAACGCCTTTGACGATTGCATTACCCTTGAACAGATCGACCAGCGCACGGACATGCCTGTGCGCATCACCCTGTCGTTCGCGCAGGCCCGCGATCTTGCCGCCGCGCTGAACCTGCCCGAGGGGGCCTATACACTGCGCGACCCTGCCAAGGATTGATACCGCGCAAGGCGCTGCCCCTGCCCTCCTGCTAGAATAGACGGATCAGGAGGACACGCACATGCAAACCAACCAGCTCCCGTTTTATGATGACAGCGTGAATGAAACCGGCTGTTGCCCGCGGTTTGACCCGCTGCCTTGGGACGATCAGGACCTGCACTTTGCCAGCAAACCCTTCACCCGCGCCACGACCCGCAGTTTTTTCCATATTCCCCTGAATATGGGCCGCGTATTTTCGCGGGTTCTGGACAAGGTCGAAAAATCCGGCGGCTATGACAACAGCGATTTTGTGGTCCTCAGCCGCGATCTGTCGCCCTGGCGCGCCGAGCACCTGTTCGCGACCCCCAAACCACTGGCGGGCGAAGAACAGGTAACCCTGAGCGGCGATTTCGTGACCAAAGCCTATGAGGGGCCATATTCGCAGATGGGCCAGTGGTTCAAGGACATGCAAGCCCTCGCCGCCATGCAGGGCACCAAGGACGCCGAGGTCTACTTTTTCTACCCCACCTGCCCCAAATGCGCCAAAGCCTACGGCGCGAACCACGTGATCGGCTTTGCCAAACTGACCTAGGGCGCGCGATGGCTCTGGCTTGATTGCGGGCGCAGGTCATCTTCACACTTGGCACCCCCCGACGCATCGGCAAAGGTAAGGGCCAAGGGGGCACGACCATGACCACAGGTTTCTTTTGGGACGAACGCTGTTTCTGGCATGGCGGCGGCTATTACGCGGGGATGCTGCCCGTCGGCGGATTGGTGCAGCCGATGGCCAGCGGCGGCTTGCCCGAAAGCCCCGAAACCAAACGGCGCTTGAAGAACCTGATCGACGTGACGGGCCTGTCGCGCGATCTGGCGCTGCAAGGCGCACCCATGGCCAGCGATGAAGACCTGTTGCGCGTCCATCCGCAACCCTACCTGAGTGATTTCAAAACCCTCTCAGACGGAACCGGAGG
This portion of the Octadecabacter sp. SW4 genome encodes:
- a CDS encoding DUF6455 family protein; the protein is MGDTRAHFWLMMRMSKTVGVDLGEALREGRLSARSYADAVTRCRGCDNAQGCAAWLDQTETAAHTPVYCRNADVFDGLSRA
- a CDS encoding diacylglycerol kinase, which encodes MLNQLRRIKQRAIWSWAGFVHVYRTEGSLMQWLVANVISGGLAIALPLSTAETALLLMGGVMVLAAECLNTAIERVVDDISTEIRDAARHAKDCGSAAVAVTAVAVGVAWVVILIGLAG
- a CDS encoding hemolysin III family protein, encoding MKNPHAFPVLARSERIVDGVVHGIGVLLAITGAVLLIVFAALGASGAGMIAALSVYAAALIATFTASACYHLIPWQKGRAMLRRIDHAAIYLKIAGTYTPLVVLIGSGFAYAVLGVVWALAAIGMIAKLFFWRSPGRLGAWLYLGMGWLSMALIWSLFPLIPLGASILIAVGGLLYSSGVIFYSWQNLRFQTAIWHGFVLVASACFFAAIYWGALVLT
- a CDS encoding M48 family metallopeptidase — its product is MRYRSNVMMAALFALGLAACEVVAVDDAPAVAPKPAPPPITQTRDGRISARNFVQVVETVEPVAEQICRRQAPRLNCDFRIVIDDRPDMPPNAFQTVDEQGRPIIAFTLALIADAQNVDELAFVLAHEAAHHIAGHLDRQRQNATVGALVFGQLAGVTGGGDEAVRVAQELGAQVGARTYSKDFELEADVLGTRIAARAGYDPLRGAEFFFRIPDPGDRFLGTHPPNAERFEVVRRTVAGL
- a CDS encoding hydrolase, producing MQTNQLPFYDDSVNETGCCPRFDPLPWDDQDLHFASKPFTRATTRSFFHIPLNMGRVFSRVLDKVEKSGGYDNSDFVVLSRDLSPWRAEHLFATPKPLAGEEQVTLSGDFVTKAYEGPYSQMGQWFKDMQALAAMQGTKDAEVYFFYPTCPKCAKAYGANHVIGFAKLT